Proteins co-encoded in one Aquincola tertiaricarbonis genomic window:
- the rfbH gene encoding lipopolysaccharide biosynthesis protein RfbH encodes MSSVIAPILTPADALRRQISELVKQYADLTLAPKPFVPGESPVPVSGKVIGAKELQLMVEASLDGWLTTGRFNAQFEHRLAKFLGVQYLITVNSGSSANLVAFSALTSPRLGDRAIKQGDEVIGVAAGFPTTVNPILQFGAVPVFVDVDLATHNIDASLIEAAITPKTKAIMLAHSLGNPFNLDVVTALCKKYNLWLVEDCCDALGATYNGQLVGTFGDIGTLSFYPAHHITMGEGGAVFTNNPELKLIAESFRDWGRDCYCPPGKDNTCNKRFCWNKQELGGDLPDGYDHKYTYSHLGYNLKISDMQAACALAQMDRVDEFIAKRRANFAYLKNRLASVAEFLHLPEATPNSEPSWFGFPLVLKDTAGVQRSDLINFLDQSKIGTRLLFAGNLTKQPYMAGRNFRVSGELTNTDIVMNQTFWLGTFPALGEEQLDYIAEKLEEFFGVNF; translated from the coding sequence ATGAGCAGCGTGATCGCTCCCATCCTGACCCCGGCCGACGCGCTGCGCCGCCAGATCTCCGAGCTGGTGAAGCAGTACGCCGACCTGACCCTGGCCCCCAAGCCCTTCGTGCCCGGCGAATCGCCGGTGCCCGTCTCGGGCAAGGTGATCGGCGCCAAGGAACTGCAGCTGATGGTCGAAGCCTCGCTCGACGGTTGGTTGACCACCGGCCGCTTCAACGCGCAGTTCGAGCATCGGCTGGCCAAGTTCCTGGGTGTGCAGTACCTGATCACGGTGAACTCCGGTTCATCGGCCAACCTGGTGGCCTTCTCCGCCCTCACCTCGCCGCGCCTGGGTGACCGCGCCATCAAGCAAGGCGACGAAGTGATCGGCGTGGCCGCGGGCTTCCCGACCACGGTCAACCCCATCCTGCAGTTCGGCGCTGTGCCGGTGTTCGTGGACGTGGACCTGGCCACGCACAACATCGACGCCAGCCTGATCGAAGCGGCCATCACGCCCAAGACCAAGGCCATCATGCTGGCCCACAGCCTGGGCAACCCGTTCAACCTGGACGTGGTGACGGCGCTGTGCAAGAAGTACAACCTGTGGCTGGTGGAAGACTGCTGCGACGCGCTGGGCGCCACCTACAACGGCCAGCTGGTGGGCACCTTCGGCGACATCGGCACCTTGAGCTTCTACCCGGCGCACCACATCACCATGGGTGAAGGCGGCGCGGTGTTCACCAACAACCCCGAACTGAAGCTGATCGCCGAGTCGTTCCGCGACTGGGGCCGCGACTGCTACTGCCCGCCCGGCAAAGACAACACCTGCAACAAGCGCTTCTGCTGGAACAAGCAGGAGCTGGGCGGCGACCTGCCCGACGGCTATGACCACAAGTACACCTACAGCCACCTGGGCTACAACCTGAAGATCAGCGACATGCAGGCCGCCTGCGCGCTGGCCCAGATGGACCGTGTGGACGAGTTCATCGCCAAGCGCCGCGCCAACTTCGCGTACCTGAAGAACCGCCTGGCCAGCGTGGCCGAGTTCCTGCACCTGCCGGAAGCCACGCCCAACAGCGAGCCTTCGTGGTTCGGCTTCCCGCTGGTGCTCAAGGACACCGCCGGCGTGCAGCGCAGCGACCTGATCAACTTCCTTGACCAAAGCAAGATCGGCACGCGCCTGCTGTTCGCCGGCAACCTGACCAAACAGCCTTACATGGCCGGCCGCAACTTCCGCGTGAGCGGCGAGCTGACCAACACCGACATCGTGATGAACCAGACCTTCTGGCTGGGCACCTTCCCGGCGTTGGGGGAGGAGCAGTTGGATTACATCGCGGAGAAGCTGGAAGAGTTCTTTGGGGTCAACTTCTGA